The Octopus bimaculoides isolate UCB-OBI-ISO-001 chromosome 1, ASM119413v2, whole genome shotgun sequence genome contains the following window.
GGATGGTGATGATATCTCTACATCTTATGGGTAACCATTTCACTTGACTTCTTATGATACGTTTCTAATACCTTGAAGAAAATTTTGAACATCGCATCTTTACTTTTACTTCCTCATCATTTACCACTTACTACTTCTTCGCTGCTTCCCTTACTCCTACTTCCAAAATATAGTGTTTCATGTTTAGTCTAAGTGGGTCACAATTACGTGCGTCAATCTATTGCTAATATTACTTTTAGTAGAGGATTTTAGTGAGATTTGCTTCATACATTAATTTATCCTATTTGCATTCCGCGGAAGGCAATTATCAGTTGTTGTCAAATCCTCCCtgtcaatatatttatgaatatattattattgtgaatAAAGCTTTATGATTTTGTAATATTTCAGAAAATGAGTGAAATCTATTTTGAAATCTGACGAAAAATAACACCACTGACTGATATGATAGTTTCTATGATGCGATCATTACACTTGAATATTGCTTCTATTTATGCAACCTGATGGCATTTGATaacatttagaaaacaaaaacaaaatcatcttTTATTGGAAGattagccatttttttttatatatttttttttgtgtatcacACTATATGAAAACCTATTACTACTATGTATCtgtttatgcatatgcgtatgtgagctgatatatatatatgtgtttgtgcgtttgtatgcatacatacacatatatatatacacacttttagcGGTGAGTCATCAATGAAACTATAGAACTCAGTTAGTAAGGAGCAATTTAGTAGAACTTGACCAAAAGAAACTTGTGATATTTCGTTTTgttcttttacgttttgagttcgaatcggggggggggggctcaaTTACGAATTCCATTCTTGagagtgatcgataaaataagtaccagttaagtgctaGAGCCGATAAAATTGACTGTGACCTTTTCGCGAAAGTGGTGGCATTGTGTCTGtgatagaaatcaataattatgcAAAGTATTGACGCCAGGCTGCTTACTTAGCAATTATATGATTGGATCaactgttatataaaaaaaaaatgttatgttgCTAAAGTTTATTAAAAAATGAATTCTGTGGAATTggtatattgaataaataattgttataacATTTAAAATCACTCAATGCTTTGGATTAGAGCGCTATCATCCATGtcttgtatatattgttttggctttaaaagTCCCAGCATTATCGAACAATTTCACAAACAGAACAACTAGGAAGttacaaatagacaaatatataaatatgaagacCAGCGGACCAAGGAGTTGGACCTTCTAGATACAACAGACATGTATCCTTTAAATCGTACCATACATACTCAGAGATATAATGATACATATGGATAACATAGTCACACCTAAACTGGGAATTGGATATTCAGGGCTGGAACATTTCTTATTCTAAAGGATCGACCACTaccatcgctgctgctgctgctgctgctgctgctgctgctactactactactactactactactactactactactactactactactacttcatatCTAGGGACCTTAGTCCTCAAGTCATTAATTTATCTGTTTCTGTTAGCGCAGCACTACGTCAGCCGGTGTAGGTAACACTTTTcatttcgtatttcgtatttcatcatTCCCATCTACTTCACGTTATGCTCTAATTGTGAGAACATTACTAACATGTCTAAAAGATtgcatgaatatattaaaattgtatCTGTTACGTGAAAGCAATTCTAAACATGGATCTGTAAGGTAACGTGTAGTATCAGAATTGAATTATCACATCAGGTTGTTGTCACGCCACGCGACACGTCACTTATAATTACTACATGACTACATGACTTCATATTCATCCGGGTCTTGTATATTTATAAGGCACAGGAGAAATTACATTTGCATTTGCCAATCTCATCTGACGTCCGAACAATGCATGAACGTGAGCGAGCCTAATTGTTTTCGATTCATATCtcatcaaatttgaaaaaaaaaaaaaaagaaaaaaaagaaatactattacaagaaaaaaaaatgaacgaaaactATATGGCTATGgcttgaatgcctttgattataggtttgcttgatcatgGCTGACCCGCAGCTGAACTCTGAGAACCGAATAATCTTTTGTTTAAAGCAATTGTgggaaaaggtttttttttctttttgtttgacgGTAAACGTTAACCGAAGTTAAGAAAATCAAGTTAGCAAAATAGTGATGCTAGAAACAGGAATTAATATGTAGTGTTGCGTTGAACATAAAGAAAGAGGTAGCGAGTAACataataaacacagagagaaaagatagagagaaggtAAGCGGCTGTCATCTAGTGATGTGTGGTAAAATCCCCTAACTTAATAACACCTATCATATCCTTTATCCTTGAGCAACGCACATAACTCTTCTGATCCATGTATTTATTATGTGAACATTTGCTATCACCCTTCCTAGACGAGAATGTGAGAGAGGTgagtaagaaaaagagagaatgggagGAGAAAAATCAGACGTTGATATATTTTCCTGCTACAAATTATGACGTTAAGCAATTTTTTCAAGCAGTCATATAGACTAGGATGGAATAGGATTTAGCTTTAGGAATTCTACATCAGCTATAGAACTCCTTAAATACTGAGGTTTATTTTCCAGGGAATGAAACAAAGTATCTAATTGTGTTTATACACATGGTTTGTATTTTACTTCTTGGATTATTCAATGTGAATTATGAAATATTCATGGAGCTTAAAGAATTAACAATCCAtccataaaatattgaaaactaaaaaacaatatttcagatatatacaggcgcacatacgcgtacacacagaAGTACGtatacttgcataaatatatgcaatctcacacacatctacacaaacatttttatctaagtttatatatatatttatatatatatatatatatatttgaagaaaagcaaaaaaaaaaaaatcaataggttatagcagtacgtacgattcgtacaaacttcatttattcatgtagtgagaacactacataaaatgtggaATGAAAATGTACTCGTCAgctacattttatgtagtgttctcactacatgaataaatgaagtttgtacgaaacgtacgtactgctataacctattgaatttttgttgcttttcttcaaattttatttaccaaatctcttgattttgtttttggtttttaccctaccaaattctggtgcctcaaacattttaagtaccacatttaatcttttgagtaaatctatattatatatatacatatatatatatatgtatgcgtgtgtgtatgtgtgtgtgtgtgtatgtatgtgtgtgtatgtgtgcgtgtaatgcatatatataacaatgtgtttgtgcgtgagtatTTGCCCgtaagtgtatacatacgtatgcgtgtgtgtgtgtgtatgtctgcgtgtaaaATGCTGAGATGAGTCGAACACACGGCGTTGGGTTTTAATCGAAGACGTTCTCTCTAATTACATTGAATTATCCTGAGAAGCCGATCTATGTTCCTCagaatattggtatatatatatatatatatatatNNNNNNNNNNNNNNNNNNNNNNNNNNNNNNNNNNNNNNNNNNNNNNNNNNNNNNNNNNNNNNNNNNNNNNNNNNNNNNNNNNNNNNNNNNNNNNNNNNNNNNNNNNNNNNNNNNNNNNNNNNNNNNNNNNNNNNNNNNNNNNNNNNNNNNNNNNNNNNNNNNNNNNNNNNNNNNNNNNNNNNNNNNNNNNNNNNNNNNNNNNNNNNNNNNNNNNNNNNNNNNNNNNNNNNNNNNNNNNNNNNNNNNNNNNNNNNNNNNNNNNNNNNNNNNNNNNNNNNNNNNNNNNNNNNNNNNNNNNNNNNNNNNNNNNNNNNNNNNNNNNNNNNNNNNNNNNNNNNNNNNNNNNNNNNNNNNNNNNNNNNNNNNNNNNNNNNNNNNNNNNNNNNNNNNNNNNNNNNNNNNNNNNNNNNNNNNNNNNNNNNNNNNNNNNNNNNNNNNNNNNNNNNNNNNNNNNNNNNNNNNNNNNNNNNNNNNNNNNNNNNNNNNNNNNNNNNNNNNNNNNNNNNNNNNNNNNNNNNNNNNNNNNNNNNNNNNNNNNNNNNNNNNNNNNNNNNNNNNNNNNNNNNNNNNNNNNNNNNNNNNNNNNNNNNNNNNNNNNNNNNNNNNNNNNNNNNNNNNNNNNNNNNNNNNNNNNNNNNNNNNNNNNNNNNNNNNNNNNNNNNNNNNNNNNNNNNNNNNNNNNNNNNNNNNNNNNNNNNNNNNNNNNNNNNNNNNNNNNNNNNNNNNNNNNNNNNNNNNNNNNNNNNNNNNNNNNNNNNNNNNNNNNNNNNNNNNNNNNNNNNNNNNNNNNNNNNNNNNNNNNNNNNNNNNNNNNNNNNNNNNNNNNNNNNNNNNNNNNNNNNNNNNNNNNNNNNNNNNNNNNNNNNNNNNNNNNNNtgcatatatacatacgtatagtatatacgcatatgtgggCACAAGACGTCACAAAGCGTAAACAACagaaaatacgaagtacgaggacATGGAATAGGAACTGTTTTTGCAAGCAACGaaagaagcaaatagaaaacaaggcaaacaacacaaaaagcgatccttcatcagttttcggctgtttttctaatccatACTTCGAGCATTTCACCACAAGATACGCCTTCGATAAAACACTTGCTCTTGCttatttgctggccttgtgccaaaatttgaaaccaatatatatcttACGATCATAAGGTAATTCATTTCAATCCGGGTCGGAACGGCACAGTCTCAGCATAGTTTCAGCTGATTACTTATTGACCCTTAATTCCCGAAAAACGTTATGCAAGCAACCAGGCCATGCACAGTTGCGAATAGTAGCTAGGAAAGCAAAGTGTCCCGAAATTAAGGCAAGCATAGTTTCAGGCTTTAATAACTATAGATAAATGtgataatatatgaaaattatacatcattataaaagcttagtgtgtcttttggtttcagactaaataaattcagatttataaattagataatggctgTAGACAGAAATACAATCAAAACGCTCCACAGAGGAGGTGAAAGTAATACAATTATAGCAAAAGAGTTAAATGTCAACCGAAAAACAGTttggaaaattgtcaagaaattttcAGAGACTGGTTCCACCATTGATCAACATGGACGTGACCGAGAAAGAAGTGTGAGGACCCCTCAGCTTATCAAAAGCACAACAGAAAAGATACGGCGAAATCCTCATCGTTCCTTAAGAAAAGTGGCTGCCACCATAAAAATAAGACGAGCATCGATGTATCGATTGCTGAAGGAGGATCTCAGAACCTATCCGTACAAGATGATTCACCACAAGGAGCTCACACAAGTTTATAAAGCCTTGAGACTGAAGAGAGgttttattatcttctttcaagTTGCTGAAAGCACGCTGTCCAACCTGGTGTTCACTGATGAACAGTAAAGACTTCGGAGTATATCTGGCTTGACGTCAGTTCTGGTTTGATTGGCTATGACAGCCAATGGAAAGTCTCCTCTCGTTTTTGTGCTTTCGGGTGACGAAATTAACAGGCAGCGATACATTAGTGACGTTCTGGCAGCTGAACTGCTTCCTTGGCTGAATGAGCACTGTCAAGGCGTAACTTGGAGCCTCTAGCAGGGCCACCACACCAGCCCACAGTCCCAAACAGAaacaacactggattcagaaaaaatattccGCCTTAAGGATATATGGCTCTCAAGAAGTCCCGATCTCAACCCGTTGGATTTTTCTGTGTGGTCCATTTTGGAGACGtggatgtgtatagatatatatgtgtgtacaagtatatatatatatatatatatatatatatatatatatatatatatatatatatatatatatatatgtatgtatgtttctgtgcatttatgtatatatgtatatacacacacacatatgtgtgtgtgtgtgtgtgtgtgtgagagtgtgtgtgtatatatatatagtcgctaTATTCCATTCCATATCGAGTAACTCTGAGGAGCGTAAGGTTATGTAATCAGATTATTACCTAACACTCTATTGTACTTCtagcgcgaaaccgattggtaggTTCAACCTTGATAGGTATGtaatactgtacatttcggatgatacatatacatatgtatgtatatacacgtacatacatacagagacatgctcacacacacacacacatgcatgcacgtacacacacatgcacacacacatgcatacacatatacatgcacagtcgcgcgcgcacacacacactcacacacacacatacacgcacacacacacacatacgcacgcacacacacacacacatgcatagatacacatgcatagacacacatgcatagacacacatgcatagacacacgtcTAAAAGTCGAGATTTCAGCCCGTTCCACAAGAGtagttttattaaaagaaatggcTTCGTTTCAAATAGAGCAAATTTGTACAGAAACTACCACATCCACTCTTTCTAATTGTGCTAACTGATGCGGTGACTTCGCGTGTCACGTGTTTGACAGATAATAATTAATGTGTAAAGGGGAAACTAGGGATGCAAAGCTCAAATACACCGATGCTAATCGCGCTTCTTGCTGCTTTCCGTGTCATATATGAACTTTCCTTGTCAAGGTTCGTCTAATAGTAACAATTATATGTGTAAGTAGATAACTGCCACTACTAAGAAAAcacaaaataacatattttactgCGATAAGTCATGTTAAACCACCTGGCTAATTGATAACTTCATTAGGTTTACTTCTATTCAGTCACGTGACGCAATATCCTTTGAGGATCTCCATTGTGAATTTTTCTAAGATATTACATGTCTGTCCTACAAGGTCATTGACCCTATGCTCGACTCACATGTTGAGAGTTGGCCTCCTTTGGAATATAGCAAGCCTCGCTCCGCTTCCAGTCAGACCATATAATAGCGGTGGCTTATATACCAATGACACggccatgtgtatgtatgtatgtatgtatgtatgtatgtctgcatgtatgtatgtatgataacaaatatgtgtgtatatatatatatatatatatatatatatatatgtgtgtgtatgtttctatgtgtgaatgtaaatatgtatgtatgtatgtatatatggtattcTGCGGCCAAAAATAATTTGACTATGATGAAATACATTAGCgaagacagaaagaatgaatttTTCTCACCGGTTTTAAGCTTTTCGTTGTTATAAGTATTAAAAGTAATATGATTTCAGTGTAGAGATTTTATCGAACAGCCAAGAGTTGTGTAATTCTATTCCCGTCATAACATAATGTATATTCCGTTAAGAATCCTTGGCGTCTGTCTATGgttattatagagattatgttgttgttcttgttgatgtttctgttgttgctgtaggTGTTGGGGTtgatgttggtgctgttgttgttgttttcggtggtgttggcattggtggtggcggcggtgtttACTTTAGGAAACACATTCACGTcggaatatcaatatatatttactccagctttcataaacatatatgtatgtaatcatacacacacagagcaacgtgtatatatatacatttatatatatatatatatatctgtcaatgcatatatgcatgtatatgcttataagtatgtgtatatatatatatatatatatatatatatatatatatatatatatatatatatatgtatgtgtgtgtgcagacattatacatatgtatatatatataatgaaggatatacatatacattcacgctCACATAAGCAGTTAGCTATCTGTCTACttctctatctatcgatttatctatcaatatatatacacatacatatgtagggagatagataagcagatagatacatagatacatcagtatatatgtgagtgcatataagtATATCCTTAACTCTATGGTCAGGTATTTAGCCATATACTTTATACACATTTAGAAATAGAATTGCTTTAGATTTTCACTTTTCCTCCCTCATATTTAACTGATATATCAATACAATTTACGCAAACAGTTGCACACCATCAGTCGgcccacacacatgtacgcgcgcttgtttatatatataaaaaaagcgaTGGGAATTAGGCAGTACAgaaatattggtgtgtgttgATATATCTATTCCAAGAATAGCATTGCAACCAAAACCCCAAGTACTGACGAAGTGCAGTTTTGTTTGATCAAAAACATAATAGAACAGAGATCTCCACACCTCAGGCAactgggcaagcgtcttctatgaAAGATTGAGGATGACAAAcattttattcataatatataagagagagtgacagagtatgtttgtgtatgtatcgcTATGTTTGTGAATACTTGTGCGTTGATAGCGGCTCGACAATTCagttgaaataagtactgggttcttATGTAGCTGTGACTCAGCTCGGCAGTAGCTCAATCGGTTGCaatggtaaaagaataaaaatgtattttattttaatgtctgcATTCAATTGTTTTCATGATTTGCTTCACTTTCATTACTTTATAATGAATACATTGTGCTATAATAAACCAGGAGAGATACTGTAATTTCATGTATTTAGACCTTTCGGGTACTGTGGCAAACTATTGCAAATATACATTCTTGCATTTtggaaatatgaatgtgtgtgtgtatgtgtgtgtgtgtgtgtgtgtgtgtgtNNNNNNNNNNgtgcatgtgtatatgtgtgtatgtatatatatagataaacccacatatatatatgtatataaatatacacacatatatatatgcatatatatgtgtatgtgtgtgtgtatgtatgtgtgtatgtatgtatgtatgtataagcttgATTTTATTACCGTTAATTATTTTAGTATAAAACCTAGAGAAGAATCCGCTTTTAAGAATACATTCTTCACATTTTCACATCTTATCCGCAGAGTGTGGCTGTTTTTTATGCTAAAGACAAACTTAAGATGACAGATCCTACGTGACATGATTTTTACAGCCCTTAAAATTAATGTGATCGACGCCTGCAGGTCTGCAAGTGAAAACGAAATCTGAAGATGAACATCAGGGCATCTTGGCTTTGTATAAGATCATATTATAAAGCTGCCGAGTGGGTTTACTCTTGTGACTTATTAAACACTAATGCCGTCGTTGCCTTCTCGGTGCGTCTTTACTGTCACTAAATATtattcaagtctttttcaaagaTGTCCTCAGCATATGTTGTATTACATTTCTTCCCACATTGAATATGTTGAGTACCAGtctatctctcctctcttctttggtttctctctctctctctctctcactctctctctctctcactctctccttatttgtatacacatgcacgcacacacacacatatatatgtatgtgtgtgtgtgtatatatatgaatatatatttatatataaatatatatcagacacacacacacacacgcacacacacgcacacacacacacgcatatgaatatatatatgtatatatatatatatatatatatatatatatacatacatacatacatacatgcataatacataaatacatgtatgtatgtgtgtgaaagagaggaagtattTATATAACACACCATCATTCCAGCATATGttcaactgttatttataacataacCACTATTAATCACCAGAAGAGGCGACTGATTACTTTTTCTGCTTGTTGATGATTCTGTAGTATTTGACTAACACAGTGGTGCCTATTTAAATAGCACTCACacttttattaaaatcattagtCCTAATATGAAATCATATCAtactaataacaaaatataatttaaaactttctatgtattaatttctttttttcttttttttttactctttaagTAAACCGTGAGTTTCAAAGGAGCTGAACTTTTCTATATAATGTATGACAACTCTCGAATCCTCAGCGGAGTTCTTCAATGCTGATGGATTTCTAGACAAGCCAATCCACACATAAGGTGTGTCTTGGTAATTTTGAAGCTGGTGGAATATAAGCGACCTCTCCCTGTGAGTTATATTATAAATGGTAcgaataaaatgacaaaattctTAAATTTAGACACATctcaatatctaaatatatgtatgtaagtatatatgcatgtatgtatgtatgtatgtatgtatgtgttgtgtcgacgcccccaggcgaagaagtaggatttcccaagacatataaatagaggtagtctggccgtggtaggtgtgttgagtagcagtcgaatAGCAGTTGTgcagcggttgagtagagatcatccgaaggtgctacaTAGTAGTAGCTTAAGGCattagagtatgtatgtatgtatgtatgtatgtatgcatgaatgtaagtataCACGTACGAGAGGGTACccgaaagaaacagaaattttgcaatatattttattcacttaattttgcatgtttacacttttattgccttcaaagtattctccatttgaagcaatgcaacGGCTCAGACGTGTTTCCTGCTGTTTCTAGAACTCTTGCGAACAGATGCCAATTAACGCCTCTGTCgcttttttcttcacttctttcacATCTGCAAATCGTTTTCCCTTAAGGACTTTTTCCATTCGGGTACAGGGTGCAAGATCAGGTCAATAGGTAGTGTGGTTGAACGGGATTATGACATTTTGGGACAAAATATGTTTCACTCCCAAAGCGGTGTGCGAAAATGCATCATCGTGATGAAACACCATTCTCCGTTTTTCGTCTCGCTGTGTCTCACCAATGCACTTCAGAACTACctagtaaaatgtctggttaaaaATTTGACTGTGTAGACAAATCctttcgcatcgatgaaacaattcagcatcgtcttgacattggacttcacttgatgtAGTTTTCTGGCGCGTGGTGACATTGAACGTTTCCATTGATTTCATTGGTGCTTTGTTTCCGGGCCGTCGCAGCAGCGCCAGCTTTCGTCACTAGTATGACCTTCGAAAAATGTCCGGATCAACTTCcggctgttctttcagttcacgacttGTAACATgccctcgcgttgttgttttttgtttttgtttttttgtctttttcgaactatatatatatacatatatatatatatatatgtactcaggcatatatatatataNNNNNNNNNNNNNNNNNNNNNNNNNNNNNNNNNNNNNNNNNNNNNNNNNNNNNNNNNNNNNNNNNNNNNNNNNNNNNNNNNNNNNNNNNNNNNNNNNNNNNNNNNNNNNNNNNNNNNNNNNNNNNNNNNNNNNNNNNNNNNNNNNNNNNNNNNNNNNNNNNNNNNNNNNNNNNNNNNNNNNNNNNNNNNNNNNNNNNNNNNNNNNNNNNNNNNNNNNNNNNNNNNNNNNNNNNNNNNNNNNNNNNNNNNNNNNNNNNNNNNNNNNNNNNNNNNNNNNNNNNNNNNNNNNNNNNNNNNNNNNNNNNNNNNNNNNNNNNNNNNNNNNNNNNNNNNNNNNNNNNNNNNNNNNNNNNNNNNNNNNNNNNNNNNNNNNNNNNNNNNNNNNNNNNNNNNNNNNNNNNNNNNNNNNNNNNNNNNNNNNNNNNNNNNNNNNNNNNNNNNNNNNNNNNNNNNNNNNNNNNNNNNNNNNNNNNNNNNNNNNNNNNNNNNNNNNNNNNNNNNNNNNNNNNNNNNNNNNNNNNNNNNNNNNNNNNNNNNNNNNNNNNNNNNNNNNNNNNNNNNNNNNNNNNNNNNNNNNNNNNNNNNNNNNNNNNNNNNNNNNNNNNNNNNNNNNNNNNNNNNNNNNNNNNNNNNNNNNNNNNNNNNNNNNNNNNNNNNNNNNNNNNNNNNNNNNNNNNNNNNNNNNNNNNNNNNNNNNNNNNNNNNNNNNNNNNNNNNNNNNNNNNNNNNNNNNNNNNNNNNNNNNNNNNNNNNNNNNNNNNNNNNNNNNNNNNNNNNNNNNNNNNNNNNNNNNNNNNNNNNNNNNNNNNNNNNNNNNNNNNNNNNNNNNNNNNNNNNNNNNNNNNNNNNNNNNNNNNNNNNNNNNNNNNNNNNNNNNNNNNNNNNNNNNNNNNNNNNNNNNNNNNNNNNNNNNNNNNNNttcttcttcttcttcttcttcttcttcttcttcttcttcttcttcttcttcttcttcttcttcttcttcttcttcttcttcttcttcttcttcttcttcttcttcttcgttatcgccgtagtcgtcgtcgtcatactCGTCGTGGTCTTCTTTTCACATATAAATTGTttgtattagtatgtgtgtggttataacTTTCATGACTTTCATGACTTTTAACCAATCCACGCTTTGCACCGGTGTCTTAATTTGGTACATTTTGTACgttgtgcatctctctctctctctctctctctctctctctctctctctctctctctctctctctctctctctctctctctatctatctgtcagtcagtctgccTATCTATCAATAATTTGTCTAGTCTCTGTAGAGACTACCTATACATGACAGCCATAAACACGTCCTTCACATGTCACAGCTTAAATCTTCCAAGGCAATAAGGAATTTATCACAACATTCTTGAATACATAAAGTAAATCAGGGCAACGTAAAAATTGGAGCGGAAATTGAAGAATTCTAAATTTACTGTTCGAAGCAGATGCATGTGATTGacttcaatttatctatctatctgtctgtctgtctatctgtctatttcgatatatgtatgtataaagatagataaatagatagatagatctttctATATAAGTGTCAGGGAGATTCTCTATAATTCAGTATAACTAATcgcacatatatctttatatgtatatcgaAAAAAATACGTAAAATTTGCTCACAACCAAGCAAGCTACAAAACCTCTAAACTACCTGCGTACCTTTCTATCAATCTACCAACACAAGCAGCCTATTTAGatataattctttaaatatacatacatacatacatacatatacatatatatatatatataNNNNNNNNNNNNNNNNNNNNNNNNNNNNNNNNNNNNNNNNNNNNNNNNNNNNNNNNNNNNNNNNNNNNNNNNNNNNNNNNNNNNNNNNNNNNNNNNNNNNNNNNNNNNNNNNNNNNNNNNNNNNNNNNNNNNNNNNNNNNNNNNNNNNNNNNNNNNNNNNNNNNNNNNNNNNNNNNNNNNNNNNNNNNNNNNNNNNNNNNNNNNNNNNNNNNNNNNNNNNNNNNNNNNNNNNNNNNNNNNNNNNNNNNNNNNNNNNNNNNNNNNNNNNNNNNNNNNNNNNNNNNNNNNNNNNNNNNNNNNNNNNNNNNNNNNNNNNNNNNNNNNNNNNNNNNNNNNNNNNNNNNNNNNNNNNNNNNNNNNNNNNNNNNNNNNNNNNNNNNNNNNNNNNNNNNNNNNNNNNNNNNNNNNNNNNNNNNNNNNNNNNNNNNNNNNNNNNNNNNNNNNNNNNNNNNNNNNNNNNNNNNNNNNNNNNNNNNNNNNNNNNNNNNNNNNNNNNNNNNNNNNNNNNNNNNNNNNNNNNNNNNNNNNNNNNNNNNNNNNNNNNNNNNNNNNNNNNNNNNNNNNNNNNNNNNNNNNNNNNNNNNNNNNNNNNNNNNNNNNNNNNNNNNNNNNNNNNNNNNNNNNNNNNNNNNNNNNNNNNNNNNNNNNNNNNNNNNNNNNNNNNNNNNNNNNNNNNNNNNNNNNNNNNNNNNNNNNNNNNNNNNNNNNNNNNNNNNNNNNNNNNNNNN
Protein-coding sequences here:
- the LOC106867357 gene encoding uncharacterized protein LOC106867357 encodes the protein MAVDRNTIKTLHRGGESNTIIAKELNVNRKTVWKIVKKFSETGSTIDQHGRDRERSVRTPQLIKSTTEKIRRNPHRSLRKVAATIKIRRASMYRLLKEDLRTYPYKMIHHKELTQVYKALRLKRGFIIFFQVAESTLSNLVFTDEQ